One window from the genome of Dermacentor silvarum isolate Dsil-2018 chromosome 5, BIME_Dsil_1.4, whole genome shotgun sequence encodes:
- the LOC119452428 gene encoding peroxynitrite isomerase THAP4 isoform X2 yields MASSEPCGRTPVKKKSGRRYCSVKDCHSREGTPGVRLYSFPSKPWEKSRRQKWIIAVRRVNFEDSSSWQPNRDSRVCSKHFVNGEKSTIESHPGYVPTIFPTVYKKRSTSSTAQLARFNRWKQRHSGSSASLATPASADSPGPASPYTAETGAIGTSSLTTVDLATSTDLLYERSSTEGLDLLSTVAAELCTAVKSVVSS; encoded by the exons ATGGCGTCATCAGAACCGTGTGGTCGCACCCCTGTGAAGAAGAAAAGTGGGCGCAGGTACTGCTCTGTCAAAGACTGCCACAGTCGCGAAGGGACACCAGGCGTGAGGCTGTACAGTTTTCCGTCAAAGCCTTGGGAGAAGTCACGAAGGCAAAAATGGATTATCGCCGTGCGACGAGTCAA TTTTGAGGACTCCTCTAGCTGGCAGCCTAATCGAGATTCGAGGGTGTGTTCCAAACATTTTGTGAATGGCGAGAAAAGCACAATTGAAAGCCACCCAGGTTATGTACCAACAATATTCCCGACCGTGTACAAGAAGAGGTCCACTTCATCTACTGCTCAGCTGGCTAGATTTAATAG GTGGAAGCAGCGGCACTCTGGGTCATCTGCATCACTGGCTACTCCTGCATCAGCTGATTCCCCTGGACCAGCTTCTCCCTACACAGCTGAGACAGGAGCCATTGGTACCAGCAGCCTTACCACAGTTGATCTAGCAACTAGTACAGACCTGTTGTACGAGCGGAGCTCGACAGAGGGCTTGGATCTACTGTCCACTGTCGCTGCTGAGCTTTGCACTGCAGTAAAATCTGTGGTAAGCTCCTGA
- the LOC119452428 gene encoding uncharacterized protein LOC119452428 isoform X1 produces MASSEPCGRTPVKKKSGRRYCSVKDCHSREGTPGVRLYSFPSKPWEKSRRQKWIIAVRRVNFEDSSSWQPNRDSRVCSKHFVNGEKSTIESHPGYVPTIFPTVYKKRSTSSTAQLARFNRWKQRHSGSSASLATPASADSPGPASPYTAETGAIGTSSLTTVDLATSTDLLYERSSTEGLDLLSTVAAELCTAVKSVETQTEERSVSSKNFSVFMCFISESGTSTQVTHLETCDNSVQHKPEVSSRHSGSDHRTSYFSGYDSIAKSANALQDLCSVSKEVFAMLLSMLPPSERKCDVTAENRLLLFLLKLKLGISYSSLAILFSVSETSASRHFKSVLKTLAVATKQWIFRPPPRVIQATMPDSFKMHYPSCTMIIDCTEIRTEQPPTVQQERVLYSNYKGAYTLKFLVAVTPGGMICFCSKAYGGRLSDAHITVDSGFLDRVQPGDTVLADKGFPGIQTVLGNQNAVLVMPPFLHASQFTPEEVRDTYNIAQVRIHVERMIQRIKIYNVLNNKVPTELIPCMTDVFHVCCVLANLQLPIIKRKEQQQSFVVSAS; encoded by the exons ATGGCGTCATCAGAACCGTGTGGTCGCACCCCTGTGAAGAAGAAAAGTGGGCGCAGGTACTGCTCTGTCAAAGACTGCCACAGTCGCGAAGGGACACCAGGCGTGAGGCTGTACAGTTTTCCGTCAAAGCCTTGGGAGAAGTCACGAAGGCAAAAATGGATTATCGCCGTGCGACGAGTCAA TTTTGAGGACTCCTCTAGCTGGCAGCCTAATCGAGATTCGAGGGTGTGTTCCAAACATTTTGTGAATGGCGAGAAAAGCACAATTGAAAGCCACCCAGGTTATGTACCAACAATATTCCCGACCGTGTACAAGAAGAGGTCCACTTCATCTACTGCTCAGCTGGCTAGATTTAATAG GTGGAAGCAGCGGCACTCTGGGTCATCTGCATCACTGGCTACTCCTGCATCAGCTGATTCCCCTGGACCAGCTTCTCCCTACACAGCTGAGACAGGAGCCATTGGTACCAGCAGCCTTACCACAGTTGATCTAGCAACTAGTACAGACCTGTTGTACGAGCGGAGCTCGACAGAGGGCTTGGATCTACTGTCCACTGTCGCTGCTGAGCTTTGCACTGCAGTAAAATCTGTG GAAACACAAACTGAAGAAAGAAGCGTGTCAAGCAAGAATTTCTCGGTGTTCATGTGCTTCATTAGTGAGTCAGGGACATCAACTCAAGTGACACATCTTGAGACATGCGACAACAGTGTGCAACACAAGCCAGAGGTCAGTAGCAGGCATAGTGGCTCTGACCACAGAACCAGCTACTTCTCCGGCTACGACAGCATCGCTAAATCTGCAAATGCATTGCAAGACCTGTGCAGTGTCAGCAAAGAAGTGTTTGCAATGCTTCTGAGCATGCTTCCACCTTCAGAACGAAAATGTGACGTCACTGCTGAGAATAggcttcttttgtttcttttgaagTTAAAGCTTGGAATCAGCTACTCATCACTGGCTATTCTCTTCTCGGTAAGCGAAACGTCGGCATCAAGGCATTTCAAGAGTGTTCTCAAAACGCTCGCGGTGGCAACTAAACAATGGATTTTTCGCCCCCCACCAAGAGTGATTCAGGCCACAATGCCAGACAGCTTTAAGATGCATTATCCTAGCTGCACTATGATTATTGACTGCACAGAAATACGTACAGAGCAGCCACCAACTGTGCAACAAGAACGAGTCTTGTACTCAAATTACAAAGGCGCATATACGCTGAAGTTTTTAGTGGCTGTAACACCAGGAGGAATGATTTGTTTTTGTTCAAAAGCCTATGGTGGTAGACTGTCTGATGCCCACATTACAGTTGATTCTGGTTTCCTCGATCGTGTTCAACCTGGGGATACAGTTCTTGCCGATAAGGGATTTCCAGGCATCCAGACAGTTTTAGGAAACCAGAATGCTGTTCTTGTTATGCCTCCATTTCTCCATGCCTCTCAGTTTACGCCAGAGGAGGTTAGGGACACTTACAATATCGCTCAAGTGCGGATACATGTCGAACGAATGATTCAGAGGATTAAAATATATAATGTCTTGAACAACAAAGTACCAACTGAGCTTATCCCATGCATGACGGATGTCTTTCATGTCTGCTGTGTGCTAGCAAACCTCCAGCTCCCAATAATTAAGCGCAAAGAACAACAACAGTCATTTGTCGTGTCTGCATCATGA
- the LOC125945822 gene encoding uncharacterized protein LOC125945822 isoform X1, translating to MARSEADLISIEAEQEARRVSQLEKIIQLLPAPCNALHVLQISGTYPKLSVAAKDYVQLMTQEQKEFYQTNIVCESLSDLCVATMGQSSCLRWHKEKKFRISSTTSHTILHARRSPEEVARAILNSRPFSTEATAYGLRTEPLARMEFERQLGVEVVEMGLLIHPDQPWLCGSPDGMFCLSGETCLLEIKCPHKCKEADMFDSSGESILDYIQGTGSNRRLKTTHRYFTQVQILLYLLNVQKCYFFVYSSRQNVIIEVSRDDTFLYESIPALERFYFTYLLPAAAAAK from the exons ATGGCGAGGAGTGAGGCAGACTTAATCAGCATTGAAGCAGAACAAGAAGCCAGGCGGGTTTCACAGCTCGAAAAAATTATCCAGCTGCTTCCAGCACCTTGCAACGCCTTGCATGTGCTGCAGATATCAGGCACCTACCCGAAGCTAAGTGTAGCAGCAAAGGATTACGTACAACTCATGACGCAAGAGCAGAAGGAGTTTTATCAGACAAATATTGTCTGTGAGTCACTGTCAGACCTATGTGTGGCCACCATGGGCCAGTCAAGCTGTCTAAG GTGGCACAAAGAAAAGAAGTTTCGCATAAGCAGTACCACTAGCCACACAATACTCCATGCCCGACGGAGCCCTGAGGAGGTTGCCAGGGCCATCCTGAACTCAAGGCCATTTTCTACAGAGGCCACGGCCTATG GACTCCGTACAGAACCCCTGGCTCGAATGGAGTTTGAGCGTCAACTAGGTGTTGAAGTTGTGGAG ATGGGTTTGCTCATACACCCGGATCAGCCTTGGCTGTGTGGCAGCCCTGATGGCATGTTCTGCCTGTCTGGGGAAACATGCCTTTTGGAAATCAAGTGTCCCCACAAGTGTAAAGAAGCAGACATGTTCGACAGCTCGGGAGAGAGCATCCTAGACTACATCCAGGGAACAGGCAGCAACCGAAGACTGAAGACAACGCACAGATATTTCACTCAAGTACAGATATTACTGTACTTGTTGAATGTACAAAAGTGCTACTTTTTTGTATATTCCAGCAGGCAAAATGTCATTATTGAAGTCAGTAGGGATGATACCTTTCTTTACGAGAGCATCCCAGCCCTTGAAAGATTTTATTTTACTTACCTTCTgcctgctgcagctgcagcgAAATAA
- the LOC125945822 gene encoding uncharacterized protein LOC125945822 isoform X2: MCSVSGRLTGLRFLQNVCRSKASTYTKWTSKWHKEKKFRISSTTSHTILHARRSPEEVARAILNSRPFSTEATAYGLRTEPLARMEFERQLGVEVVEMGLLIHPDQPWLCGSPDGMFCLSGETCLLEIKCPHKCKEADMFDSSGESILDYIQGTGSNRRLKTTHRYFTQVQILLYLLNVQKCYFFVYSSRQNVIIEVSRDDTFLYESIPALERFYFTYLLPAAAAAK, translated from the exons ATGTGTTCGGTGTCCGGGAGGTTGACGGGTCTGAGATTTCTGCAAAATGTCTGTCGGAGCAAAGCAAGCACGTATACCAAGTGGACCTCAAA GTGGCACAAAGAAAAGAAGTTTCGCATAAGCAGTACCACTAGCCACACAATACTCCATGCCCGACGGAGCCCTGAGGAGGTTGCCAGGGCCATCCTGAACTCAAGGCCATTTTCTACAGAGGCCACGGCCTATG GACTCCGTACAGAACCCCTGGCTCGAATGGAGTTTGAGCGTCAACTAGGTGTTGAAGTTGTGGAG ATGGGTTTGCTCATACACCCGGATCAGCCTTGGCTGTGTGGCAGCCCTGATGGCATGTTCTGCCTGTCTGGGGAAACATGCCTTTTGGAAATCAAGTGTCCCCACAAGTGTAAAGAAGCAGACATGTTCGACAGCTCGGGAGAGAGCATCCTAGACTACATCCAGGGAACAGGCAGCAACCGAAGACTGAAGACAACGCACAGATATTTCACTCAAGTACAGATATTACTGTACTTGTTGAATGTACAAAAGTGCTACTTTTTTGTATATTCCAGCAGGCAAAATGTCATTATTGAAGTCAGTAGGGATGATACCTTTCTTTACGAGAGCATCCCAGCCCTTGAAAGATTTTATTTTACTTACCTTCTgcctgctgcagctgcagcgAAATAA